The Sphingosinicellaceae bacterium genome includes the window GATCGTGCCCGGAAAAGCTGGGCGATGGCTGCGCACCGAAGCCAGGTGGCTGGCTATATCGCGGACGATCCTGACGGCTTTCGACTATCGCCCGCTGCGCTGGCCAGCCTGATCGCCGGCCCTGAGCAATTCGGCATTTGAAACCGTACCGACTGGGAGTCACGCGGTGAAGACAGGCCGGAGTGGGTCACAGGATGATCCGAACAGTCATTCGGCGGGGCTACTCGAACCGCCGAGATTTGCTATACAATCCGCCACCCCAGCCCCATTGGGACGAGACCGTGAGTAGATTGTACAGCGACGTGACCGCGGTCCAGCAAATCGCGGCCGTACCGACGATCCTTGGCATTGCCTGCCGCACGACCGGCATGGGGTTGTCGATCATTGCGCGGGTGACCGACGAGAGCTGGACCGCTTGTGCCGTGCATGACTGCCTCGATGCAGATGTGAAGCCCGGAGACGAACTCGATGTCATGACGACGCTCTGCGGCCGGGTCGGATCGGATCGCGCCCCGGTCGTTATCAAGCATCTGGCCCCGGATGCGCCGATCCGCGATCAATTGTCCCCCGCGTTTCGTCGCTACCAGAGCTACATCGCGATGCCGATCATCCTTGGCGACGGCGAAGTCTTCGGGACATTGTGCGCGTTCGATGACCGGCCGATGGGCTCGTGCGACCCGACCGTTCTCGACACGTTTCGCCTGTTCGCCGAGTTGATCGCGTTCCATCTCGAAAGCAGTCGGCGCCTGGATGTCAGCGAAGCCGCCCTGCTCGATGCGAACGAGACCTCCCGGCTGCGTGACCAGTTTATCGCGGTACTCGGACACGACTTGCGCAACCCGGTCGCCGCCATCGAGAGCGGTACCCGATTGCTGGAAAAGAAGCCGCTCGATGTCCAGGCACTGCGCATCGTCGGCTTGATGCGG containing:
- a CDS encoding HAMP domain-containing histidine kinase — its product is MSRLYSDVTAVQQIAAVPTILGIACRTTGMGLSIIARVTDESWTACAVHDCLDADVKPGDELDVMTTLCGRVGSDRAPVVIKHLAPDAPIRDQLSPAFRRYQSYIAMPIILGDGEVFGTLCAFDDRPMGSCDPTVLDTFRLFAELIAFHLESSRRLDVSEAALLDANETSRLRDQFIAVLGHDLRNPVAAIESGTRLLEKKPLDVQALRIVGLMRDSARRMSHLINDVLDLARGQLGGGLTLNRASEPALGPLLDHVIAEIRIVSPTRSIISDISLGEPVACDTARIGQLLSNLLANAIAHGDSEGPIVARAHTSDGVFTLSVTNSGPPIPPGIVPMLFKPFSRGGDGSPQMGLGLGLYIVAEIAKAHGGFMNVQSTDAKTTFSLTMPCAMASSSGIA